One genomic segment of Catalinimonas alkaloidigena includes these proteins:
- a CDS encoding TonB-dependent receptor: protein MKTMKAVISGVFLLFLISTAVAQDMPWRLTGRIIDASDTSGVIGATVMMINVKDSTRSRFVATESDGNFTINNLEKAFYRLQISSVGYKPYRRIFRLTQAETDLGVIQLEPDVKLLDEISVEGEVVPVEQLGDTTQYNADAFKTNPDASARDLVSKMPGIIVDSDGVTANGESIEQVLLDGKRFFGQDPLLSLNTIPADIVDKIQVYDEESEQSQLTGFDDGNTTKTMNVVTKADKRNGQFGRAYAGYGTDNLYEAGATINSFNQDSRTTILGMTNNINQQNFGSEDLAEVSGGRGGFRRGGGNNNFITGVQDGITQTNALGVNFTNDWGEKTTFEGSYFFNQTSNSNNQQLTRESFLPSGSQYYQEDQQSFTDNLNHRLNMRIGYKINDNNNLMLRSAISYQDNQQNESTLGQTEYTDGELLSETHNNFSSLNQAFSVRNDLIFQHKFTKIGRTLSLEVNSQINPTTRENYLEDLTLDSLTEYLTDEQQYTLGSSVVYTEPIGSTAQLALKYQVNHSSRESDRDTYTLQEGDEKKSFSEALSNHLKSGYTTHAPSIRFSNRQFGNFFDVGLTYQYATLNNLEFSPTSTQLTNRFSNILPSVSGRFELSDDANLLIRYTTSTTEPTINQLQGVLDNSNPLFLSVGNPELDQTYTHALNMRFQKVNADKNTSFSNFTRVSTSSDYITTSTSIIGADSVSADGITYQAGAQVSTPLNVDGYWNAQNNTTYGVLISPLKSSFNTSLGLGYQRLPGLLDGVQNIANTYSANIKLGLASNISEKIDYNLYYQINGSRVLNSIQSGSNSQYYTQTLGAKLNLIFGKGFVFRNETYFQKYTGANSQFDTNYTLWNMGIAKKFLKDDRGELELSVFDLLGQNQSFSQTVSAQYLEETQTEVLQRYFMLTFTYQLRHFKKSS from the coding sequence TTTCACGATCAACAATCTGGAGAAAGCCTTTTACCGACTGCAAATTTCCAGTGTTGGTTATAAGCCTTACCGCCGCATTTTCAGACTTACCCAGGCTGAAACAGACTTAGGAGTAATCCAACTGGAGCCGGATGTGAAATTGCTGGATGAAATTTCGGTAGAAGGGGAAGTAGTACCCGTAGAGCAGCTGGGCGATACCACCCAGTATAATGCCGATGCCTTTAAAACCAACCCGGATGCCAGCGCTCGTGATCTGGTTAGTAAAATGCCGGGGATTATCGTAGATAGTGATGGGGTAACCGCCAATGGTGAAAGCATTGAGCAGGTATTGCTCGATGGCAAACGTTTTTTCGGACAAGACCCGCTATTGTCGCTGAATACGATCCCGGCCGATATTGTAGACAAAATCCAGGTATACGATGAAGAAAGCGAGCAATCCCAGCTTACCGGATTTGACGATGGCAATACGACCAAAACCATGAATGTGGTGACCAAAGCAGACAAGCGAAACGGGCAGTTTGGCCGGGCATATGCCGGCTATGGTACCGATAACCTATATGAAGCAGGAGCCACTATCAATTCATTCAACCAGGATAGTAGAACTACCATTCTGGGAATGACCAACAACATCAATCAGCAAAACTTTGGTAGCGAAGACCTGGCGGAGGTAAGCGGAGGGCGCGGTGGATTCAGACGAGGAGGCGGAAATAATAACTTCATCACGGGTGTTCAGGACGGCATTACTCAAACGAATGCACTTGGCGTTAACTTTACGAATGACTGGGGAGAAAAAACCACTTTTGAAGGAAGCTATTTTTTCAACCAGACCAGTAACAGCAACAATCAACAGCTTACCAGGGAATCGTTTTTACCCAGCGGCAGTCAGTACTACCAGGAAGATCAGCAATCGTTCACGGATAACCTGAACCATCGGCTGAATATGAGGATAGGTTACAAGATCAATGATAACAATAACCTTATGCTCAGGTCAGCCATTAGTTATCAGGATAACCAACAAAATGAAAGCACCCTCGGACAAACCGAGTATACTGATGGTGAACTGCTGAGCGAAACCCATAACAATTTCTCGAGCTTAAACCAGGCGTTTAGTGTAAGAAATGATCTGATCTTCCAGCATAAATTTACGAAAATTGGTCGGACACTTTCCCTGGAGGTTAATTCCCAGATCAACCCGACGACAAGAGAAAATTACCTGGAGGATCTGACGTTGGACTCGCTGACAGAGTATCTTACCGATGAGCAGCAGTACACACTGGGTTCTTCCGTAGTGTATACCGAGCCGATTGGCTCCACCGCCCAACTAGCCCTTAAATATCAGGTCAATCACAGCTCGCGAGAATCCGATCGGGATACCTATACCTTGCAGGAAGGAGACGAAAAAAAATCGTTCAGTGAGGCATTGTCTAACCATTTGAAAAGTGGCTACACGACCCATGCTCCATCCATCCGTTTCTCCAACCGTCAGTTCGGTAATTTCTTTGATGTTGGGCTTACCTACCAGTACGCCACGCTAAATAATCTTGAGTTTTCCCCTACTTCTACTCAGCTGACCAACCGTTTCAGTAATATTTTACCATCCGTGTCGGGGCGGTTTGAACTTTCTGATGATGCTAATTTGCTGATACGCTATACTACGTCAACTACAGAACCCACCATTAACCAACTACAAGGCGTATTAGACAATAGTAACCCGCTGTTTCTGTCTGTAGGAAACCCTGAACTGGACCAGACTTACACGCATGCGCTTAACATGCGTTTTCAAAAAGTGAATGCTGACAAAAATACTTCTTTCTCGAATTTTACCCGGGTATCCACAAGTTCGGATTACATTACCACCAGCACTTCCATCATTGGCGCTGACTCGGTATCAGCAGATGGGATCACGTATCAGGCGGGAGCGCAGGTAAGCACCCCCCTCAATGTAGACGGGTATTGGAACGCACAAAATAATACTACCTACGGTGTTTTGATTTCACCGCTAAAAAGTAGTTTTAATACCTCTCTTGGTCTGGGGTACCAACGCCTGCCCGGTCTGCTTGACGGAGTTCAAAACATAGCCAATACCTATTCGGCCAACATTAAATTAGGACTGGCTAGTAATATCAGCGAAAAAATTGATTATAACCTTTACTATCAGATTAACGGAAGCCGCGTGCTCAACTCAATACAGTCAGGAAGTAATAGTCAGTACTATACCCAGACGCTGGGGGCGAAACTTAACCTGATCTTCGGCAAAGGCTTTGTGTTTAGAAATGAAACGTATTTTCAAAAGTACACTGGGGCTAATAGCCAGTTTGATACTAACTATACCCTCTGGAATATGGGAATTGCTAAGAAATTTCTCAAGGATGACCGCGGAGAGCTGGAACTTTCTGTCTTTGACCTGTTAGGTCAAAACCAGAGTTTTAGTCAGACAGTTAGTGCTCAGTATCTCGAGGAAACGCAGACAGAGGTACTGCAACGCTACTTCATGCTCACCTTCACATATCAGTTGAGGCATTTTAAGAAAAGTAGTTAA
- a CDS encoding HlyD family secretion protein, translated as MEKRTNWFYILIALMLVAMLFISGKYFKGSGEASIGIAQTSEYKVNTEKSALVKSVNIVPGMQVKKGDLLVELSSDALEVDIAKLTNRIAVYKSERDEKAKLANAEISYLKAQKGIEIEELDAEIMELESEIRMNEALTKAFTSDKKTSENSPISIKVRSLRQQKQKHLEAMNIKVEDVLQESTTEQHLVENQISLLESELKLLEAEKSKLNKYATASGVVKNVYVKPGEQVDSFTPLLEINPLHPTTVVAYLVGKKPTELGVGKIVSVSSYDQQRNSVEGKVIGYGSVSELPEILQKSTATKAFGQQVFIEIPVENTFFNGEKVLIR; from the coding sequence ATGGAAAAAAGAACGAATTGGTTTTACATATTAATTGCCTTGATGTTGGTTGCCATGCTGTTTATCAGCGGCAAATATTTTAAAGGAAGTGGTGAAGCTTCCATAGGGATAGCACAAACTTCAGAATACAAAGTAAATACAGAAAAATCCGCACTGGTAAAGTCTGTAAATATTGTCCCCGGAATGCAAGTGAAAAAGGGCGATCTTTTGGTCGAGCTCAGCAGCGATGCGCTGGAGGTAGACATCGCTAAGCTCACCAATCGCATTGCTGTTTATAAATCCGAACGTGACGAAAAAGCGAAGCTCGCCAATGCGGAAATCTCCTATCTCAAAGCCCAAAAAGGGATTGAAATAGAAGAACTTGATGCCGAGATAATGGAGCTGGAAAGTGAGATCAGGATGAATGAGGCGCTTACAAAAGCATTTACTTCTGATAAGAAAACCAGTGAAAATTCACCAATATCAATAAAAGTCAGATCGCTCAGACAACAAAAGCAAAAGCATCTGGAAGCAATGAACATTAAAGTTGAAGATGTTTTGCAAGAGAGCACGACGGAGCAGCATTTGGTTGAAAATCAAATTTCTCTGCTTGAAAGTGAATTGAAATTACTGGAAGCAGAAAAGAGTAAGTTGAACAAATATGCCACCGCTTCAGGTGTTGTAAAAAATGTTTACGTGAAGCCCGGGGAGCAGGTGGATTCCTTTACCCCCTTGCTGGAAATCAACCCCTTGCATCCTACTACGGTAGTCGCTTACCTGGTTGGAAAGAAACCAACAGAGTTGGGTGTTGGAAAAATAGTCAGTGTGTCATCTTATGACCAACAAAGAAATTCGGTAGAAGGTAAAGTAATTGGCTATGGGTCTGTCAGTGAACTTCCTGAGATTTTGCAAAAGTCTACCGCCACAAAAGCATTTGGTCAACAGGTATTTATAGAGATTCCTGTGGAAAACACTTTTTTCAATGGTGAAAAAGTATTGATTCGATAA
- a CDS encoding DUF4956 domain-containing protein encodes MFELFPDQPVYEYPQLVNITYSFLWAFVLSSLIAITHRLTFTGSYYPKNFFQSLILGALVTTLVMMAIGDSLARGLGVFGAMAIIRFRTRIDDPRDVLFLFAALSTGLAIGVFGFTISFVGSILFCLAAFLLHSSPFRSYSNHSHLFFTVQDANKMERITSLIQNHCKDARILSIQVTKDMAVRYQFAVTLKSTITKGDLMYALKTIEGISQLKLMSNEIVSN; translated from the coding sequence ATGTTTGAATTATTTCCCGATCAACCGGTTTACGAATACCCACAGCTGGTCAACATTACCTATTCTTTTCTATGGGCTTTTGTGCTGTCTTCTTTGATTGCCATCACACATAGACTCACCTTTACCGGTAGTTATTATCCCAAAAACTTCTTTCAGTCATTGATTCTGGGAGCATTGGTAACCACTTTGGTTATGATGGCGATCGGAGATAGTCTGGCACGCGGATTAGGGGTATTTGGAGCCATGGCCATTATTCGCTTTCGCACCCGTATTGATGACCCGAGGGATGTGTTGTTTTTGTTCGCGGCTTTAAGTACAGGCCTGGCTATTGGCGTTTTTGGCTTCACCATTTCGTTTGTGGGATCTATCCTGTTTTGCCTGGCCGCATTTTTACTACACTCATCCCCTTTCCGGTCTTATTCAAATCACAGCCATTTGTTTTTTACAGTTCAGGACGCTAACAAAATGGAAAGGATTACCAGTCTCATTCAGAATCATTGTAAGGACGCTCGCATCCTTAGCATTCAGGTGACCAAAGACATGGCAGTTCGGTATCAGTTTGCAGTAACGTTAAAATCTACGATAACAAAAGGGGATCTGATGTATGCGCTCAAAACTATAGAAGGAATATCTCAGCTTAAGCTGATGTCCAATGAAATTGTATCAAACTGA
- a CDS encoding lamin tail domain-containing protein: MLSPLLLLISCDDEDEIEPTIEGIYINEIFASGEDWVELYNALESSKDIGGYTISDDANQYSLPSGTTIPAYGFLVLLCNDVGTELNTNFKLSAEGETVSLENAEGVLVDEVEFPALDNGQSYARFPDGSDFWEITGVTTAGESNGDDSAPAINSISRDPMVPALNESVVVRAELISTSGVASVKLYHRFDGGSFSEVDMTYQSGGSYTGTIPGIATEGLVEYYVEAVGTDGLSSLKPASAPDNTDGYLLNTDPLPQLLINEFMASNTSCCPDTDSGAEEFDDWIEIYNAGTTPVNIGGMYLSDNKEDPFGDQISSDDADATTIPAGGYLVLWADGSSSQGPLHLNFSLSADGEDVGLFYIDGRTMDTYTFEAQNENISWGRTSDGSTNWGALDTPTPGQSNN, from the coding sequence ATGCTCTCTCCGCTATTACTGCTCATTTCATGTGATGATGAGGATGAAATTGAGCCGACCATAGAAGGCATCTATATTAATGAAATTTTTGCCTCGGGTGAAGACTGGGTCGAGCTATATAACGCATTGGAAAGCAGTAAAGATATTGGCGGTTATACCATTTCAGATGATGCTAACCAATACAGTCTTCCCTCTGGGACTACTATTCCCGCCTATGGATTCCTGGTGTTGCTCTGTAATGATGTAGGAACAGAACTGAATACCAATTTCAAACTCTCTGCAGAGGGAGAAACAGTGTCATTGGAGAATGCAGAGGGTGTGCTCGTTGATGAAGTTGAATTTCCAGCTCTCGACAATGGTCAATCCTACGCCAGGTTTCCCGATGGTTCTGATTTTTGGGAAATAACCGGCGTCACCACAGCGGGTGAATCCAATGGTGATGACAGTGCACCCGCCATCAATTCAATATCACGTGATCCGATGGTTCCTGCACTTAATGAAAGTGTGGTGGTAAGGGCTGAGCTGATTTCAACCTCAGGTGTTGCATCGGTAAAACTATATCACCGTTTTGATGGTGGTTCCTTTTCGGAAGTTGATATGACCTATCAAAGTGGAGGCTCGTATACCGGCACGATTCCAGGTATTGCTACGGAAGGATTAGTGGAGTATTATGTTGAAGCGGTAGGCACTGATGGCCTGTCTTCATTGAAGCCCGCTTCCGCACCGGATAATACCGATGGTTATTTATTGAACACCGATCCATTGCCACAACTGCTTATCAATGAGTTTATGGCCAGCAATACTTCCTGTTGTCCGGATACCGATAGCGGTGCAGAAGAGTTTGATGATTGGATTGAAATTTATAACGCTGGCACCACCCCGGTAAATATAGGAGGGATGTATCTCTCTGACAACAAGGAAGACCCCTTTGGTGATCAAATATCCAGTGATGATGCCGATGCGACCACGATTCCGGCCGGAGGATACCTTGTGCTGTGGGCCGATGGATCTAGCAGTCAGGGGCCACTGCACCTGAACTTTAGTTTGAGTGCAGATGGCGAGGATGTAGGCTTGTTCTACATCGATGGCAGAACCATGGATACATACACCTTTGAGGCGCAAAACGAAAATATATCCTGGGGACGAACATCAGATGGTAGCACGAACTGGGGGGCTTTGGATACTCCTACACCGGGTCAATCTAATAATTAA
- a CDS encoding CotH kinase family protein yields MKLIIKLSTSLMPVLMVITLITGCSEDDIATIDDETTTEIEDADFEATDWTTETHSNDAEPNFDEVFPDNEVKRLDIVISSERWAEMLANLTSLYGTTGFRGWGGNSFSDENPIFVPAEVFYEGKAWYRVGVRFKGNSSLASTWQTGNMKLSFKLDFDEFEDDYPQIENQRFFGFKQLSLKNNYNDKSFLREKVAGDIFRNAGLAGSHTAFYTLYVDHGDGPIYFGLYTLVEEVDDTVIDTQFSDNDGNLYKPDGNGASFAAGTFSESVFVKQTNEEAADWSDIQNLFVALHADNRTTDAAAWRAGLETVFDTDVFLKYLAVNTVIQNWDTYGRMTHNYYLYNNPDNNLLTWIPWDNNEALQNGNREGALPLNFSGLSSTQWPLIGYLYADTSYKAQYDTYVEEVISGVFDPSTIQATYTTYAALIEPYATSETDGYTFLNSSAEFQSAVNTLKTHATQRAAAVEAYLD; encoded by the coding sequence ATGAAACTGATAATTAAGCTTTCAACTTCATTGATGCCTGTATTAATGGTGATAACGCTTATTACAGGATGCTCAGAAGATGACATCGCAACAATAGACGATGAAACCACAACAGAGATTGAGGATGCTGATTTTGAAGCAACCGACTGGACTACTGAAACGCACAGCAATGATGCTGAACCAAATTTTGATGAGGTATTTCCGGATAATGAAGTAAAGCGTTTAGACATTGTAATTTCGTCAGAGCGTTGGGCTGAAATGCTGGCAAATTTGACCAGCCTTTACGGCACCACTGGATTCAGAGGTTGGGGAGGTAATTCATTTTCCGATGAGAATCCCATCTTCGTACCGGCAGAAGTGTTTTACGAAGGCAAAGCGTGGTATAGGGTAGGAGTCCGATTTAAAGGAAACTCTAGTTTGGCATCCACCTGGCAGACCGGAAATATGAAGTTGTCTTTCAAACTGGACTTTGATGAGTTTGAAGATGACTATCCACAAATAGAGAACCAACGTTTTTTTGGGTTCAAGCAGCTGAGTCTTAAAAACAACTACAACGATAAATCCTTTCTTCGTGAAAAAGTGGCCGGTGATATTTTCAGAAATGCCGGACTGGCTGGCTCGCATACGGCCTTTTATACCCTGTATGTAGATCATGGTGATGGCCCCATTTACTTTGGATTATATACACTCGTTGAAGAAGTAGACGATACCGTCATCGATACCCAGTTTTCTGATAATGACGGGAACTTGTATAAACCGGATGGTAATGGGGCAAGCTTTGCCGCCGGCACATTCAGTGAATCTGTTTTTGTAAAACAAACCAATGAAGAGGCTGCCGACTGGTCCGACATCCAGAACCTGTTCGTCGCTTTGCATGCTGACAACCGAACCACGGATGCGGCTGCCTGGAGGGCGGGCCTGGAAACTGTCTTTGATACGGATGTATTCCTGAAGTACCTGGCAGTAAATACGGTGATTCAAAACTGGGATACCTACGGAAGGATGACGCACAATTATTATTTATATAATAATCCGGACAACAACTTGCTCACCTGGATTCCCTGGGATAATAATGAAGCTTTACAAAACGGTAATAGGGAGGGGGCGCTACCACTAAATTTCTCAGGCTTGTCATCAACACAATGGCCGTTGATCGGGTATTTGTATGCAGACACATCTTACAAAGCGCAATATGATACGTACGTGGAAGAGGTGATAAGCGGAGTGTTTGATCCCAGTACAATACAAGCCACCTACACCACCTATGCCGCCCTCATTGAACCGTATGCCACCAGTGAAACCGATGGATATACATTTTTGAACAGTAGCGCTGAATTCCAGTCAGCCGTCAATACGCTTAAAACGCACGCGACACAACGGGCCGCAGCAGTGGAAGCCTATTTGGACTAA
- a CDS encoding YHYH protein — protein MKTPLVKLLTLLLASTVIFTSCSTEDDIMDDDDNSDVIVGTVVDVDPDLFIDGTTVSIVDCTLSDGTATTCYQIVASTPTDHDMGPWCPENISDGEEAGGIWLENGEVYDVDGAFIENLATFYNDDTWMMYDANGDIYVTETEEDCINAANPNVGEAYQNYCVECIPEYISELTRTWLIPTEPVLQASSAAFAGAGGGRPGQGTSGPSIRGIAFNGVEFSASAPVDNILGAYTLAPFDDAGGHINVNQGYHYHAATGISTKVAQDDGHAAMIGYAADGHGIYEQLNEDGSEPDDLDACRGHYDDLRGYHYHVDAAGSNNFINCLYGAYVN, from the coding sequence ATGAAAACGCCTTTAGTAAAACTCTTGACACTGTTGCTCGCCTCTACCGTTATCTTCACTTCATGTAGCACGGAAGATGATATCATGGATGATGACGATAATTCAGATGTAATCGTAGGTACCGTTGTTGACGTAGATCCCGACCTTTTTATTGATGGCACCACGGTTAGCATAGTTGATTGTACTCTTTCCGATGGTACGGCAACCACCTGCTACCAAATCGTGGCCAGTACACCTACCGACCATGACATGGGGCCCTGGTGTCCTGAAAATATCTCAGATGGAGAAGAGGCCGGAGGTATCTGGCTGGAAAACGGGGAAGTGTACGATGTTGATGGTGCTTTTATTGAGAATCTAGCCACGTTTTACAACGATGATACCTGGATGATGTATGATGCCAATGGTGACATCTACGTGACAGAAACGGAAGAAGACTGTATCAATGCGGCTAACCCCAATGTGGGTGAAGCCTACCAAAACTACTGTGTAGAATGTATTCCAGAATACATATCTGAGCTCACGCGAACATGGTTGATTCCAACTGAGCCGGTACTGCAAGCTTCATCTGCCGCTTTTGCAGGAGCTGGTGGGGGGCGACCTGGGCAGGGAACTTCCGGCCCCTCAATAAGAGGAATTGCCTTTAATGGTGTGGAATTTTCTGCATCGGCGCCGGTGGATAACATTTTAGGGGCATATACACTGGCCCCCTTTGATGATGCGGGTGGTCATATCAATGTTAATCAGGGCTATCATTATCATGCCGCCACCGGTATTTCTACCAAGGTGGCCCAGGATGACGGCCATGCCGCCATGATCGGCTATGCCGCCGACGGACACGGTATTTATGAGCAACTTAATGAAGATGGCAGTGAGCCGGATGATCTTGATGCCTGCCGTGGGCACTACGATGATTTAAGAGGATATCACTATCACGTAGATGCTGCGGGTTCAAACAATTTTATCAACTGCCTGTATGGGGCATATGTCAACTAA
- a CDS encoding YHYH protein, which translates to MQKFHSFIFPLLMLAILFTSNSCNKNKSSEDATHASEVGAVVGVDPDLFLEGTEVITVPCTLSDGTETTCYQIVASTPTDHDMGPWCPENISDGAEAGGIWLENGEVYDVDGEFIKNLATFYDDNTWLMYDANGDIYVTDTEEDCINAANPNVGEEYKNYCVECVPEYIAELTRTWLIPAQPVKLTTSAYFARGGGGEPGGRPQPGNRSEPEARPEAKGFGPQTRGIAFNGVEFSASAPVDNILGAYTLAPFDDAGGHINVHQGYHYHAATGISAQIKQEDGHAPMIGYAMDGHGIYAQLNEDGKEPSDLDDCRGHYDDTRGYHYHVDAPGSNNFINCLAGAYVN; encoded by the coding sequence ATGCAGAAATTTCATTCATTTATTTTTCCTCTTTTGATGCTCGCTATTTTGTTCACCTCCAATAGCTGCAATAAAAATAAATCTTCTGAGGATGCCACTCATGCCTCAGAAGTAGGTGCCGTTGTGGGTGTTGACCCAGACCTCTTTCTTGAAGGCACAGAAGTTATCACAGTCCCCTGCACCCTTTCCGATGGCACTGAAACTACCTGCTACCAAATCGTGGCCAGTACACCTACCGACCATGACATGGGGCCATGGTGTCCTGAAAATATTTCGGATGGAGCAGAGGCCGGAGGTATCTGGCTGGAAAACGGAGAGGTGTACGATGTAGATGGTGAATTCATTAAAAATCTGGCTACCTTTTACGATGACAATACCTGGCTGATGTATGATGCCAATGGTGACATTTACGTCACGGATACCGAAGAAGACTGTATCAATGCGGCCAACCCCAATGTGGGTGAGGAATACAAAAACTACTGTGTAGAATGTGTTCCTGAATACATAGCTGAGCTCACGCGAACATGGTTGATCCCAGCGCAACCCGTCAAGCTAACGACATCTGCCTATTTTGCCCGAGGTGGCGGTGGCGAACCTGGAGGAAGGCCACAGCCAGGCAACAGATCTGAACCAGAAGCAAGACCAGAAGCAAAGGGCTTTGGGCCTCAAACCCGTGGTATTGCTTTCAATGGCGTAGAATTTTCAGCATCCGCGCCAGTGGATAACATATTAGGGGCTTATACCCTGGCCCCCTTTGATGATGCGGGTGGCCACATCAATGTTCATCAGGGCTATCATTACCATGCTGCCACAGGCATATCCGCACAAATCAAGCAGGAGGATGGTCATGCGCCCATGATTGGCTATGCCATGGACGGGCACGGCATCTATGCCCAGCTAAACGAAGATGGAAAGGAGCCGAGTGACCTGGACGACTGTAGAGGACACTATGATGACACAAGAGGCTATCACTACCATGTGGATGCACCAGGTTCCAACAATTTTATCAATTGTCTGGCAGGAGCTTATGTAAACTAA
- a CDS encoding SCO family protein: MRQLVILMIIVVLASCNNSSKQETSSVDVLPYYDEATFTPKWYDSEGLVPQDFHKIPEFSLINQLGDSVSEKLLDGKITIVDFFFTSCPGICPKMTGNMTLVQEEFLNDDHIMILSHSVTPEHDSVSVLKDYAIEKGVVDGKWHLLTGDRKEIYMLGRSEYFVEEDLGLVKSPDDFLHTENFILVDANRHIRGIYNGLNKTAINQLIADIKTLESTL, translated from the coding sequence ATGAGACAGTTAGTAATATTGATGATAATAGTGGTGCTGGCATCTTGCAACAATTCTAGTAAACAAGAAACCAGCAGCGTAGATGTTCTACCTTATTATGATGAGGCTACCTTCACCCCAAAATGGTATGATAGTGAAGGTTTGGTGCCTCAGGATTTTCATAAAATTCCTGAGTTTTCTTTGATCAATCAGCTAGGCGATAGTGTTTCAGAAAAATTGTTGGATGGAAAAATCACGATAGTTGATTTTTTCTTCACTTCATGCCCAGGCATTTGTCCAAAGATGACTGGTAATATGACGCTGGTGCAAGAGGAATTTTTAAATGACGATCATATTATGATTCTTTCTCACTCAGTTACTCCTGAACATGATAGTGTGTCTGTACTGAAAGATTATGCTATTGAGAAAGGTGTAGTAGATGGAAAGTGGCACCTACTTACAGGTGATCGGAAAGAAATCTATATGCTAGGTAGAAGTGAGTATTTTGTTGAAGAAGACTTGGGCTTAGTTAAAAGTCCTGATGATTTTTTGCATACTGAAAATTTTATTTTAGTAGATGCCAATAGACATATAAGGGGTATTTATAACGGCTTGAATAAAACTGCGATAAATCAATTGATTGCAGATATTAAAACATTAGAAAGTACCTTATAA
- a CDS encoding toxin-antitoxin system YwqK family antitoxin, with protein MLFAVSCSKDIDQHSITETYALKGELKLNPNEGKWYYKNEPYNGFAISYYDNGVIAEKIGFYNGKKEGLAQKWFDNGILGSEMYYSANKINGYKKTWWPNGEISSEAYFEKGVVIGIQKTWYINGQLARLTTVKDGKPEGLQQAWLENGKIYANYEVKNDRIFGMKRSNLCYSLTEEKITDETVSNIDDNSGAGILQQF; from the coding sequence ATGTTATTTGCAGTTAGCTGTAGCAAAGACATTGATCAGCACTCCATTACTGAAACCTATGCTTTAAAGGGTGAGCTAAAACTTAACCCCAATGAGGGTAAATGGTATTACAAAAACGAACCCTATAATGGCTTTGCCATTTCCTATTATGACAATGGTGTAATAGCAGAGAAAATTGGGTTTTACAATGGCAAAAAAGAAGGTCTTGCTCAAAAGTGGTTTGATAACGGAATATTGGGTAGTGAAATGTACTATTCCGCTAACAAGATCAATGGATACAAAAAGACATGGTGGCCCAATGGAGAAATCAGCAGTGAAGCCTATTTTGAAAAGGGGGTAGTAATCGGCATACAAAAAACATGGTATATCAATGGCCAATTGGCCAGATTGACAACTGTGAAAGATGGGAAACCAGAAGGCCTACAACAGGCATGGTTAGAGAATGGGAAGATTTACGCCAACTATGAAGTCAAAAATGACAGAATTTTTGGTATGAAACGATCAAACTTATGCTATTCATTAACAGAAGAAAAAATAACAGATGAGACAGTTAGTAATATTGATGATAATAGTGGTGCTGGCATCTTGCAACAATTCTAG